One window of Chloroflexota bacterium genomic DNA carries:
- a CDS encoding type II toxin-antitoxin system HicB family antitoxin codes for MMEYKGYIATIEYDDSVGLLHGQVVNAGPYPIVTFEATNVEGLKREFRISIEEYLASCAEDGVEPRKPLSGKLTLRLGSDLHQRVAVTALQSGMSINEWIKHVLGCVVKVR; via the coding sequence ATGATGGAGTATAAAGGCTACATAGCCACGATTGAATATGACGATTCGGTAGGGCTTCTGCATGGACAGGTCGTCAACGCTGGGCCCTATCCCATCGTCACGTTCGAGGCCACTAACGTAGAAGGACTGAAACGCGAGTTTCGCATTTCAATCGAAGAGTACCTAGCCTCGTGCGCGGAAGATGGCGTGGAGCCACGCAAACCGCTCTCTGGAAAGCTCACGCTGCGGCTCGGATCGGACTTGCATCAGCGCGTGGCGGTCACAGCGCTGCAGAGCGGCATGAGCATCAACGAGTGGATCAAGCACGTGCTAGGGTGTGT
- a CDS encoding type II toxin-antitoxin system HicA family toxin, whose translation MRRQHRRILERVFIRPTPSDIRWVDIESMLEAVGVEVSERAGSRLLLKKGAERIVVHRPHPSPQTGRATVRSVAMLLRTLGVTP comes from the coding sequence CATCGGCGTATCCTAGAGCGAGTCTTCATTAGGCCGACACCATCCGATATCAGGTGGGTGGACATTGAGAGTATGTTGGAAGCAGTGGGCGTGGAGGTCTCAGAACGGGCAGGTTCGCGGTTGCTATTGAAGAAGGGCGCGGAGCGCATTGTGGTTCACAGGCCGCATCCTAGCCCACAGACCGGCAGGGCTACGGTTCGCAGCGTCGCCATGCTTTTGAGGACACTAGGAGTGACGCCATGA